One segment of Gloeocapsopsis sp. IPPAS B-1203 DNA contains the following:
- a CDS encoding alpha/beta fold hydrolase, whose translation MNTVVKEQQINLNGFTIRYFTAGEDGLPLVLLHGNAASAIDWSWVLPRLANQYRVYAPDFPGFGDSSKPNLNYSLDFLTQFVSDFLNALNIEKAVLAGNSLGGIVALRFALSNSDRVASLVLVDSSGLGYAVTPLLSQLTLPGYGEIMIAGCKTPLGAKPRSWLRATLLFTHPGKVPAIWIAEQERMSLLPGFLEASLSALRAQLNFIGQREVLLDTLNQLTIPTLVVWGTNDSVFPKYQAETAVSRLQRGQLALIPDCGHLPHVERPDLFSNAVNQFLVEVK comes from the coding sequence GTGAACACTGTAGTTAAAGAACAGCAAATTAATTTAAATGGTTTCACAATTCGTTACTTTACAGCAGGCGAAGATGGTTTACCATTAGTGCTCTTACATGGAAATGCTGCCAGTGCTATTGATTGGTCTTGGGTATTGCCTAGACTAGCAAATCAGTATCGCGTCTATGCGCCAGATTTTCCTGGTTTTGGCGACAGTAGCAAACCTAATCTCAACTATTCACTAGACTTTTTGACGCAGTTTGTCAGTGACTTTCTCAATGCACTGAACATAGAAAAAGCGGTATTGGCTGGAAACTCGTTAGGTGGTATTGTTGCTTTGCGGTTTGCATTATCGAATAGCGATCGCGTTGCGTCACTCGTGCTAGTAGACAGTTCAGGATTGGGTTATGCTGTCACTCCACTGCTATCGCAGTTGACCTTACCTGGATATGGGGAGATTATGATCGCGGGATGTAAAACTCCTTTGGGCGCAAAGCCGCGATCGTGGTTGCGAGCAACATTACTGTTTACACATCCTGGAAAAGTCCCAGCAATATGGATCGCCGAACAAGAGCGAATGTCACTACTCCCTGGCTTTCTGGAGGCTAGCTTATCCGCGTTACGAGCGCAGTTAAATTTCATAGGACAGCGTGAGGTATTACTTGATACACTAAATCAGTTGACGATCCCAACGCTTGTTGTCTGGGGTACGAATGACTCGGTTTTCCCCAAATATCAAGCAGAAACCGCCGTCAGCCGATTACAGCGAGGACAACTTGCTTTGATACCCGATTGCGGTCACTTACCCCATGTCGAACGTCCTGATCTGTTTAGTAACGCAGTGAATCAGTTTTTAGTTGAAGTTAAGTAG
- a CDS encoding SDR family oxidoreductase, which yields MQLKPIDQQVVVVVGASSGIGREAALQFAKHKAKLVVAARSESGLQSLVEEIRQLGSEAIAVVADVTVFDQVKAIADRAVEAYGRLDTWVHTPATGVFASFEDTKPDEFKRVIDIGLTGQAYGAMAALPHLKREGRGALIHISSVLGRRSLPLQSSYCSAKHGVEGFLEALRVELQHEKIPISVTSILPASVNTPFYNNVLTRLGVKPSGAPPYYEPSLVADAIVYTATHPTRDFLVGDVARVTDLLQRLSPSLVDFVLANVGYQLQRTSEPKSEDAPNNLYEPIPANDKVEGDFGNLAIPSIGDWLDKNPFLKWGAIMSTATLVFLATQAFKNGGKT from the coding sequence ATGCAACTGAAGCCGATTGATCAACAAGTCGTTGTCGTCGTTGGGGCTTCCAGCGGGATTGGACGCGAAGCGGCGCTGCAATTTGCTAAACATAAAGCTAAACTTGTTGTCGCTGCACGGAGTGAGTCGGGACTGCAATCTTTAGTAGAAGAAATTCGGCAATTGGGGAGTGAGGCGATCGCAGTCGTTGCTGATGTGACAGTATTCGATCAAGTTAAAGCGATCGCAGATCGTGCTGTTGAAGCGTATGGACGACTAGATACGTGGGTGCATACTCCCGCTACTGGCGTATTTGCGAGTTTTGAAGACACAAAGCCTGATGAGTTCAAGCGTGTTATTGATATCGGCTTAACAGGACAAGCATACGGTGCAATGGCAGCACTACCGCATCTCAAGCGTGAGGGACGAGGGGCGTTAATTCATATTTCGTCAGTTTTGGGTAGGCGAAGTCTACCGCTGCAAAGTTCGTATTGTTCTGCAAAACATGGTGTTGAAGGCTTTCTAGAAGCCCTGCGCGTCGAACTACAACATGAAAAAATACCGATTAGTGTGACAAGTATATTACCCGCTTCAGTTAACACGCCCTTTTACAACAATGTGCTGACAAGATTAGGTGTCAAACCATCAGGTGCACCACCTTACTACGAACCTAGCTTAGTTGCTGACGCAATTGTTTATACTGCAACTCATCCTACTCGTGACTTTCTCGTCGGAGATGTAGCCAGAGTCACCGATCTCCTTCAGCGATTGTCACCTTCGTTAGTCGATTTTGTGCTAGCCAACGTTGGCTATCAACTCCAGCGCACGTCAGAACCAAAATCTGAAGATGCACCTAATAATCTTTACGAACCAATTCCAGCCAACGACAAAGTTGAGGGAGACTTTGGTAATTTAGCAATACCGAGTATCGGTGACTGGTTAGATAAGAATCCCTTCCTCAAGTGGGGTGCAATCATGAGTACGGCTACACTAGTATTTCTAGCTACACAGGCGTTCAAAAATGGGGGAAAAACATAA
- the psaB gene encoding photosystem I core protein PsaB, with amino-acid sequence MATKFPKFSQDLAQDPTTRRLWYGIAMGNDFESHDGMTEEKLYQRIFATHFGHVAIIFLWTSSLLFHVAWQGNFERWIKDPLNVRPIAHAIWDPHFGKAAVDAFTQGGASYPVNIAYSGVYHWWYTIGMRTNNDLYSGAIFLLLLAALFLFAGWLHLQPKYSPSLTWFKSAEPRLNHHLAGLFGVSALAWTGHLVHVAIPESRGQHVGWDNFLTTLPHPEGLRPFFTGNWGVYAANPDTANHVFGTSQGAGTGILTFLGGFHPQTQSLWLTDMAHHHLAIAVIFIIAGHMYRTNFGIGHSIKEMLNAKNFFGVKTEGQFNLPHQGLYDTYNNSLHFQLSIHLAALGTALSLVAQHMYAMPPYAFIGQDFTTQAALYTHHQYIAGFFMIGAFAHAAIFWIRDYDEEQNKGNVLDRVLQHKEAIISHLSWVSLFLGFHTLGLYVHNDVVVAFGTPEKQILIEPVFAQFIQASHGKVLYGFDTLLSNPDSIASTAGAAWLPGWLDAINNGTNSLFLTIGPGDFLVHHAIALGLHTTVLICVKGALDARGSKLFPDKKDFGFTFPCDGPGRGGTCQTSAWEQSFFLATFWMLNLLGWTTFYWHWKHLGIWQGNVAQFNESSTYLMGWLRDYLWLYSAQLINGYNPYGMNNLSVWAWMFLFGHLVWATGFMFLISWRGYWQELIETLVWAHERTPLANLVRWKDKPVSLSIVQGWLTGLAHFTVGYVLTYAAFLIASTAGKFG; translated from the coding sequence ATGGCAACAAAATTTCCTAAGTTTAGCCAAGATCTCGCGCAGGACCCGACAACACGTCGCCTGTGGTACGGGATTGCCATGGGCAATGACTTTGAAAGCCATGATGGGATGACCGAAGAGAAGCTCTATCAAAGGATCTTCGCAACTCACTTCGGTCATGTGGCAATCATTTTTCTGTGGACATCAAGCTTGCTGTTCCACGTCGCTTGGCAAGGTAACTTTGAACGATGGATTAAAGATCCATTAAATGTCCGTCCTATTGCTCATGCAATCTGGGACCCTCATTTTGGTAAAGCCGCAGTTGATGCGTTTACCCAAGGAGGTGCTAGCTACCCAGTCAATATTGCTTACTCGGGTGTCTATCACTGGTGGTACACGATCGGGATGCGGACAAATAACGACCTGTATAGCGGTGCAATATTTCTGTTACTGCTAGCAGCATTATTCTTGTTTGCTGGTTGGTTGCATCTCCAGCCAAAGTATAGCCCTAGTTTGACTTGGTTTAAGAGCGCGGAGCCTCGACTAAACCACCACTTAGCAGGTTTATTTGGCGTCAGTGCCCTTGCATGGACTGGTCACTTGGTTCACGTTGCGATTCCCGAATCGCGCGGACAGCACGTTGGCTGGGATAACTTCTTAACAACACTGCCGCACCCAGAAGGATTGAGACCATTCTTTACTGGAAACTGGGGTGTTTACGCCGCCAACCCTGACACGGCAAACCATGTATTCGGTACATCGCAAGGTGCAGGAACAGGGATTCTGACGTTTTTGGGTGGTTTTCATCCACAAACACAGTCGTTGTGGCTGACAGATATGGCGCATCACCATTTGGCGATCGCTGTTATCTTCATCATCGCCGGTCATATGTACCGGACAAATTTCGGAATTGGTCACAGCATCAAAGAGATGCTCAATGCCAAAAACTTCTTTGGTGTTAAAACTGAAGGTCAATTCAACCTACCCCACCAAGGACTGTACGACACCTATAACAACTCACTGCACTTTCAGTTATCGATCCACCTAGCAGCACTCGGTACTGCACTTTCGCTGGTGGCGCAGCATATGTATGCCATGCCTCCCTATGCGTTCATTGGGCAGGACTTTACCACACAAGCCGCGTTGTATACTCACCATCAGTATATTGCTGGGTTCTTCATGATCGGTGCGTTTGCTCACGCCGCGATTTTCTGGATACGCGACTACGACGAGGAGCAAAATAAAGGTAACGTACTCGACCGCGTGTTGCAGCACAAAGAAGCGATTATTTCGCACCTCAGTTGGGTATCGCTATTCTTGGGTTTCCACACTCTAGGACTTTATGTACACAACGACGTTGTTGTTGCCTTCGGTACACCAGAAAAGCAAATTCTAATTGAGCCAGTATTTGCTCAGTTCATTCAAGCTTCGCACGGTAAGGTACTGTATGGCTTTGACACTCTATTGTCGAATCCAGATAGTATTGCGTCTACTGCGGGTGCTGCATGGCTACCAGGGTGGTTAGATGCAATTAATAATGGTACTAACTCGCTATTCTTGACGATTGGTCCTGGCGATTTCTTAGTACACCATGCGATCGCGCTTGGTCTGCACACGACTGTTTTAATTTGTGTCAAGGGCGCATTAGATGCCCGTGGTAGCAAGCTGTTTCCCGATAAAAAGGACTTTGGCTTTACCTTCCCCTGCGATGGTCCTGGTCGTGGTGGTACTTGCCAAACTTCCGCTTGGGAGCAGTCTTTCTTCCTGGCTACTTTCTGGATGCTTAACCTGCTGGGTTGGACTACCTTCTACTGGCACTGGAAGCATCTCGGTATTTGGCAAGGTAATGTCGCCCAGTTCAACGAGTCTTCAACTTATTTAATGGGCTGGTTGCGCGATTACTTGTGGCTCTACTCGGCGCAGTTAATTAACGGTTACAATCCCTACGGCATGAATAATCTGTCGGTCTGGGCTTGGATGTTCTTATTTGGACACCTCGTTTGGGCAACCGGCTTCATGTTCTTGATTTCGTGGAGAGGATACTGGCAAGAGTTAATCGAAACTCTCGTTTGGGCGCACGAACGCACACCACTAGCAAACCTAGTTCGCTGGAAGGATAAGCCAGTCTCTCTATCTATCGTTCAAGGTTGGTTGACTGGTTTAGCTCACTTCACGGTTGGCTACGTCCTCACATATGCTGCGTTCCTGATAGCCTCAACTGCTGGTAAATTTGGCTAA
- a CDS encoding hemerythrin domain-containing protein → MVSSLDDTKRLAIATKLADMKALQNLLINNEQQLIKDCTDDIRARLQNMLEDDRKNLGVLDTAIVQYGVKGEPTTTTQKIIEQIQERMASSDVSLFEKVQEHELLKHKQVMAGLLVHKAAQVVGADVEAAIAPLNTVNFENRAHQEQLKGILEILGVRELTGLEAKQGLWARVQDAVAALTGVVGSVITRTDNEMSIRELLLMDHTKADILFREILNAQDPQKIQEYFGQLYKDIKVHGTAEEQVLYPAICPYYEHTQEIFDQTDEVMDMLDEIKPLDPTSSEFKANIEQLRTAVRTHINQEENDIFPKLRDNFSHEQLLQMATEFKTAKSKLQSSMADLEN, encoded by the coding sequence ATGGTATCGAGTCTTGATGACACCAAGCGCCTGGCAATTGCCACAAAATTAGCAGATATGAAAGCACTACAAAATCTGCTGATTAACAATGAGCAGCAACTTATCAAGGATTGCACTGATGATATTCGCGCTCGCCTACAGAATATGCTAGAAGACGATCGCAAAAATCTAGGTGTTCTCGATACTGCGATCGTTCAGTACGGTGTTAAAGGTGAACCGACAACAACCACTCAGAAAATAATTGAGCAAATTCAAGAACGCATGGCAAGTTCCGATGTGAGTTTGTTTGAGAAAGTACAAGAACATGAACTGCTCAAGCATAAGCAAGTAATGGCAGGATTGCTTGTTCACAAGGCTGCGCAAGTTGTTGGTGCTGATGTTGAAGCGGCGATCGCTCCTTTAAATACAGTTAACTTTGAAAACCGCGCACATCAAGAGCAACTTAAAGGAATTTTAGAAATCTTAGGCGTTCGTGAACTGACAGGGCTTGAGGCAAAACAGGGATTGTGGGCGCGGGTTCAAGATGCTGTTGCGGCTTTAACTGGTGTCGTGGGTAGTGTAATCACGCGCACCGATAACGAGATGAGCATCCGCGAACTGCTGCTGATGGATCATACTAAAGCCGATATCCTGTTTAGGGAAATTTTGAATGCTCAAGATCCGCAAAAAATCCAAGAATATTTTGGACAACTTTACAAAGACATAAAAGTTCATGGTACAGCCGAAGAACAAGTTCTTTACCCAGCAATTTGTCCGTATTATGAACACACACAGGAGATATTCGATCAGACCGATGAAGTGATGGATATGTTAGATGAAATTAAACCTCTAGATCCTACTTCATCTGAGTTTAAAGCAAACATTGAGCAGCTAAGAACTGCAGTGCGAACCCATATTAATCAAGAAGAAAACGATATATTCCCCAAACTCCGTGACAATTTTAGCCATGAGCAACTTCTCCAAATGGCAACTGAGTTTAAAACAGCTAAAAGCAAATTACAATCTTCAATGGCTGATTTAGAAAACTAA
- a CDS encoding thiolase family protein, with translation MQEAYIISTARTPLGRFGGVLANCSPVELGTHTIQAVLKQAGISGESLDLYILGNVLRAGHGQSLPRQAALKAGIPESVNGYAVDMVCSSAMMSVINATTAINAQAADLVLAGGMESMSQTGFLISHRARWGYKSLSSPEQLTDILLYDGLTDPTSSETMGEQAERLASAYNIARAELDEVALYSHQRAAIATAQGTFKREIAPIEVKSKTGTLLVDKDEGIRPESTLESLSRLKSAFIEDGIFTAGNSSQLSDGAAALVVASKKAVEQHGLKPMARIFGGTWVGGETWRFPEVPIVAVQKLLAKLKMRIYDFDLFENNEAFALSNVLFNRLLGVPYEKLNVHGGAIALGHPIGASGARIIVTLLNALQERDVQLGLAAVCHGTGGGTAIAVERLQ, from the coding sequence ATGCAAGAAGCCTACATCATCTCCACAGCACGTACACCCCTGGGTCGATTCGGAGGAGTACTTGCAAATTGTTCTCCGGTGGAGTTAGGTACACACACAATCCAAGCAGTCTTAAAACAAGCCGGAATCTCAGGTGAATCTTTAGATTTGTACATCCTGGGTAACGTACTTCGCGCCGGACACGGACAGTCATTACCGCGTCAAGCAGCTTTAAAAGCTGGAATTCCAGAATCAGTAAACGGATACGCCGTTGACATGGTTTGCTCTTCAGCAATGATGAGCGTCATTAATGCAACCACTGCGATTAACGCCCAAGCTGCAGATCTCGTGCTTGCAGGCGGAATGGAGTCAATGTCGCAGACAGGCTTTTTAATATCACACCGCGCACGGTGGGGATACAAATCGCTGAGTTCGCCAGAGCAACTCACTGATATCCTACTCTACGACGGTCTTACCGATCCCACATCCTCAGAAACTATGGGAGAACAAGCTGAGCGCCTGGCATCAGCTTACAATATCGCGCGGGCGGAGTTAGATGAAGTCGCCTTATATTCACACCAACGAGCAGCGATCGCCACCGCACAAGGAACTTTTAAACGCGAAATTGCCCCGATTGAAGTCAAAAGTAAAACTGGAACCCTCCTTGTAGACAAAGACGAGGGAATTCGCCCAGAAAGCACATTAGAAAGCCTCAGCAGGCTCAAATCTGCATTTATCGAAGATGGAATCTTCACGGCTGGTAACAGCAGCCAACTCTCAGATGGAGCCGCAGCGCTGGTTGTAGCGAGCAAAAAAGCCGTGGAACAGCACGGACTCAAACCAATGGCACGGATTTTTGGCGGGACGTGGGTAGGTGGAGAAACTTGGCGCTTTCCAGAAGTGCCAATTGTGGCAGTGCAAAAGCTATTAGCCAAGTTAAAGATGAGAATCTACGATTTTGATCTGTTTGAAAACAACGAAGCGTTTGCCTTAAGCAACGTGTTATTTAATCGACTTCTGGGTGTTCCCTACGAGAAGCTTAATGTTCATGGAGGCGCGATCGCACTGGGACATCCGATCGGTGCTTCTGGGGCGCGAATTATTGTGACGCTACTCAATGCTTTACAGGAACGCGATGTGCAGCTAGGGTTAGCGGCGGTTTGTCATGGTACTGGTGGGGGGACAGCGATCGCAGTAGAACGATTGCAATAA
- a CDS encoding SGNH/GDSL hydrolase family protein, with the protein MQAKNFLVAGLALLTFVMVVLTTSIQNTPSITELYVFGDSLSDAGTVFRATGGMYPPSPPYFQGRYSNGRVWVEYLADRLHLSSNQVHNFAYGGATTGSDRNFVPGLLTQVQSHVKTHQKTHSNVLYVVWAGANDYLQGASSTTLPVENISRAIASLADVGAQKILVANLPDLGQLPTTRTTVNSVRLSALTQTHNQGLRRSLKISQQHSDIQIATLDANTLYREATANPAAFGFTNVISPCLAGSSCGSPDTFLFWDGIHPTTKAHRILGDTAFAAIQDAGFVNSGSVLPP; encoded by the coding sequence ATGCAAGCAAAGAACTTTTTAGTAGCAGGACTTGCGCTCCTGACTTTTGTCATGGTTGTACTGACGACATCTATTCAGAATACTCCTTCCATCACAGAACTTTATGTGTTTGGGGACAGTCTTTCGGATGCGGGTACGGTGTTCCGAGCAACAGGAGGGATGTATCCACCATCACCACCCTACTTTCAGGGGCGTTATTCAAATGGTCGAGTTTGGGTTGAGTATCTTGCCGATCGCCTGCATCTCTCCTCGAATCAAGTCCACAATTTTGCTTACGGAGGAGCTACGACTGGAAGCGATCGCAATTTTGTACCAGGGTTGTTGACACAGGTGCAGTCACATGTAAAGACACATCAAAAGACGCATTCTAATGTACTGTATGTTGTATGGGCAGGGGCGAATGATTATTTGCAGGGAGCAAGCAGTACTACTTTACCTGTTGAAAATATTTCCAGGGCGATCGCCTCTCTAGCTGATGTCGGTGCTCAAAAGATCCTGGTCGCAAATTTACCAGATTTGGGACAGTTACCAACTACGCGAACTACTGTGAATTCTGTGAGACTTAGTGCCTTAACACAAACACACAATCAAGGCTTGAGGCGATCGCTAAAAATATCTCAACAGCATTCTGACATTCAGATCGCTACTCTAGATGCCAATACACTTTATCGAGAAGCAACCGCAAATCCCGCTGCTTTTGGCTTTACTAATGTCATCAGTCCGTGTTTAGCTGGCTCAAGCTGTGGTAGTCCAGACACGTTTTTGTTCTGGGATGGCATTCATCCAACAACAAAGGCGCACCGCATTTTAGGAGACACTGCTTTTGCGGCAATTCAAGACGCAGGATTCGTCAATTCTGGTTCGGTACTGCCGCCGTAA
- a CDS encoding poly(R)-hydroxyalkanoic acid synthase subunit PhaE, giving the protein MDQATPLECNTNKDGQIESNYAQLWQTTKEFNQLWIDLLALVINNSKFGDRSLLLELNDLYWDIYEKTFSQWLQSPSLGITREFNHKLFQGIDTWLNFCKASFDYQIVITDVWVKTFAEIQQLDFNKQDPNWRKLLQVWSHSFDRIFAQTFRSEEALQIQGNFLNTAMKYRFYQQQLIELFLKMYDLPVKSEIDELYRSIYELRKEVKSLKKALTSQTKAQPAVPTKEENIRTASVLGGVWGE; this is encoded by the coding sequence ATGGATCAAGCAACACCCCTAGAATGCAATACCAATAAAGACGGGCAGATCGAGAGTAACTATGCTCAGTTATGGCAAACTACAAAAGAGTTCAATCAACTTTGGATAGATCTATTAGCATTAGTGATAAATAATAGTAAATTTGGCGATCGCTCACTATTGCTGGAGTTAAACGATCTTTACTGGGATATTTATGAAAAGACTTTTAGTCAATGGTTACAAAGTCCCAGTTTAGGAATTACCCGTGAGTTCAATCACAAGCTATTTCAAGGAATCGATACCTGGCTTAACTTCTGTAAAGCAAGCTTTGACTATCAAATTGTCATTACTGATGTTTGGGTAAAAACCTTCGCAGAAATACAGCAATTGGATTTCAATAAACAAGATCCCAACTGGCGAAAGCTATTGCAAGTTTGGAGTCACTCATTTGACCGCATATTTGCACAGACATTTCGTTCGGAAGAAGCCCTACAAATTCAAGGGAACTTCTTGAACACAGCCATGAAATATCGGTTTTATCAGCAACAGTTGATAGAACTATTTCTCAAAATGTATGACCTGCCAGTTAAAAGTGAAATTGATGAACTTTACCGCAGCATCTACGAGTTGCGCAAGGAAGTTAAAAGCCTGAAAAAAGCTTTAACATCGCAAACAAAGGCACAACCAGCCGTACCAACTAAAGAAGAGAACATTAGAACTGCAAGTGTTTTGGGCGGAGTGTGGGGAGAATAG
- the crtW gene encoding beta-carotene ketolase CrtW, whose amino-acid sequence MHNSLRFDNAKFEQIFHKQNNNIYGLAVALLIISLWAASLTLLLCLNVANFSSWLLPIVIAWQTFLYTGLFITAHDAMHGSVFQQNKKINHFIGSLAVFFYAFFSYRQLLKKHWLHHHHPASELDPDHHDGNSSNPIYWYFHFMKNYWSWNQFLGMVIAFNLANYMLPIAQTNLILFWIVPSILSSVQLFYFGTFLPHREPEEGYIRPHCAQTIALPIFWSFISCYHFGYHQEHHEFPHVSWWQLPAVYKQKADVSKAPSREGSTSVSINDRQPI is encoded by the coding sequence GTGCACAATAGCTTGCGCTTTGACAATGCAAAGTTCGAGCAAATTTTTCATAAACAAAATAATAATATTTATGGGCTTGCTGTTGCTTTACTCATTATTAGTCTTTGGGCAGCTAGTTTAACTTTGCTACTTTGCCTTAACGTTGCTAATTTTTCAAGCTGGTTGCTACCAATCGTCATAGCGTGGCAAACGTTTCTTTATACGGGACTATTTATTACTGCTCATGATGCTATGCATGGCTCTGTTTTTCAGCAAAACAAGAAAATCAATCATTTTATCGGTTCGTTAGCTGTATTTTTTTATGCCTTTTTTTCATATCGACAGCTTCTGAAAAAACATTGGTTACATCATCATCATCCTGCTAGCGAACTTGACCCCGATCATCATGATGGCAATAGCAGCAATCCCATCTATTGGTATTTCCACTTCATGAAGAACTACTGGAGTTGGAATCAATTTTTAGGTATGGTTATCGCATTCAATCTAGCTAACTATATGTTGCCGATTGCTCAGACAAATCTCATTCTATTTTGGATTGTGCCTTCAATTCTTAGTTCCGTTCAACTGTTTTATTTTGGTACGTTTTTGCCCCATCGAGAACCCGAAGAAGGATATATTCGTCCTCATTGCGCTCAAACGATTGCATTGCCAATTTTTTGGTCATTCATCAGTTGCTACCACTTTGGCTACCATCAAGAACATCATGAGTTTCCCCACGTATCTTGGTGGCAACTTCCAGCCGTTTACAAGCAGAAAGCAGATGTTAGCAAAGCTCCTAGTAGAGAAGGTTCAACTTCCGTTTCCATCAACGATAGACAACCTATTTAG
- a CDS encoding SDR family oxidoreductase, giving the protein MVSLGLEDKVVLVTGGNRGIGAATVALLEQLGAKVAYTHRSDRINPHGMAIAADVTDPATMEQVVEKIEQTLGSIYGVVANAGITRDNFFPKQTTSDWDAVIDTNLKGVYHTLMPVIPKMYERGEGSLVCISSISGERGNVGQTNYAASKAGLIGLTKTLALEAARYGVRANVVAPGFIDTDMLQSVPDKVKQRILSEVPLRRFGKPEEVAWAVAFLLSPIASSYVTGTVLRVNGACHT; this is encoded by the coding sequence ATGGTATCTTTGGGACTAGAGGATAAAGTTGTTTTAGTTACTGGTGGTAATCGCGGGATTGGAGCCGCTACTGTTGCGTTACTCGAACAGTTAGGTGCTAAGGTTGCTTATACGCATCGCAGCGATCGCATTAATCCACATGGTATGGCGATCGCAGCTGATGTTACTGATCCTGCAACGATGGAGCAAGTCGTCGAAAAGATTGAACAAACATTAGGTTCGATCTACGGAGTTGTGGCAAATGCAGGAATTACGCGCGACAATTTTTTCCCCAAACAAACAACTTCAGACTGGGATGCAGTCATTGACACGAATTTAAAGGGAGTCTATCACACACTCATGCCTGTGATTCCCAAAATGTACGAGCGGGGTGAAGGATCGCTTGTCTGTATCAGTTCAATTTCCGGCGAACGTGGTAATGTTGGTCAAACTAACTATGCTGCATCCAAAGCAGGTTTAATTGGTCTAACGAAAACACTAGCGTTAGAGGCGGCGCGATACGGAGTCCGAGCTAATGTGGTAGCACCAGGATTTATCGATACAGATATGCTCCAGAGTGTACCCGACAAAGTAAAGCAACGGATTTTATCTGAGGTGCCTCTACGTCGCTTTGGCAAGCCCGAAGAAGTTGCCTGGGCAGTAGCATTTCTACTTTCACCGATTGCAAGTAGCTATGTTACAGGTACAGTCTTGCGTGTTAACGGCGCTTGTCATACTTGA
- the phaC gene encoding class III poly(R)-hydroxyalkanoic acid synthase subunit PhaC translates to MFTEIAELWQRGEIFSRLREEDNLIGVTPKEEVYREDKVILYRFIPQVKNLLSTPILIVYALVNRPYIVDLQEKRSLVANLLKLGVDVYLIDWGYPTRIDRWLTLDDYINGYINNCIDVVCDRHNLEQINLLGICQGGTFSLCYSSLYPEKVKNLIVMVTPVDFHTQEGLLNVWSGCTLGAKALDVDLAINTLGNVPGDWLNFQFLMLKPFQLGVEKYIKFLESSDSEEKIINFFRMEKWIFDSPDLAGETFRQYMKDFYQENKLIKGQLEIEGNPIHLENIRMPVFNIYAEQDHLVPPISSLALEKYITISDYTVSSFPVGHIGMYVSSKVQKNLPIAIADWLRIREEN, encoded by the coding sequence ATGTTTACAGAAATAGCCGAACTTTGGCAACGTGGTGAAATTTTTAGCCGTTTGCGCGAAGAAGACAATTTAATTGGAGTGACGCCGAAGGAAGAAGTCTATCGCGAAGACAAGGTAATACTGTACCGCTTTATTCCACAAGTCAAAAATTTACTTAGCACCCCGATTCTGATTGTTTATGCCTTAGTTAACCGTCCTTATATTGTTGATTTACAAGAGAAGCGATCGCTTGTTGCTAATTTGCTCAAACTCGGTGTTGATGTTTACTTAATTGACTGGGGTTATCCAACTCGGATCGATCGTTGGCTGACACTTGACGACTATATCAATGGCTACATTAATAACTGCATAGATGTCGTATGCGATCGCCACAACCTGGAGCAAATTAATCTTTTAGGAATTTGTCAAGGAGGAACCTTTAGCCTTTGCTACAGTTCGCTTTATCCAGAGAAGGTGAAAAACCTAATTGTGATGGTTACGCCTGTTGATTTTCATACTCAAGAGGGACTACTTAATGTTTGGAGTGGCTGTACTTTAGGCGCAAAAGCTCTAGATGTAGATCTTGCGATTAATACTTTAGGTAACGTTCCTGGCGACTGGCTAAATTTCCAATTTCTGATGCTGAAACCTTTTCAATTAGGAGTTGAAAAGTATATCAAATTCTTAGAAAGTAGTGACTCTGAGGAAAAAATTATCAACTTCTTCCGCATGGAAAAGTGGATTTTTGATAGTCCCGATCTAGCTGGAGAAACCTTTCGACAATATATGAAGGACTTTTATCAAGAAAATAAACTGATTAAAGGTCAGCTAGAAATAGAAGGAAATCCAATACATTTAGAAAATATTCGCATGCCAGTTTTCAATATATACGCTGAGCAGGATCATTTAGTACCGCCTATTTCTTCATTGGCTTTGGAGAAATACATTACTATTAGCGACTACACTGTAAGCTCTTTTCCGGTTGGGCATATTGGGATGTATGTGAGTAGTAAAGTACAAAAAAACCTGCCTATAGCGATCGCTGATTGGTTGAGAATAAGAGAGGAAAATTAA